A single Crateriforma conspicua DNA region contains:
- a CDS encoding restriction endonuclease subunit S translates to MTIDVLPIPRLTVAELIEAGEAGVQTGPFGTQLKASEYVETGTPVINVRNVGFGKIRDADLEYVNEAKAYALRAHHLREGDIVFGRKGAVERHALINRDSDGWIQGSDCLRLRVDSKRVIPKYLSYYFRTQGHQDWMQALCSFGATMSSLNQDIVKRISFPCPPLEIQRKIAGVLSAYDDLIENNRRRIAILENMAEEIYREWFVRMRFPGHQNAKFEKGVPEGWEVKPFDAVVSIKPTEHVVHGEEYTFVAMDKLSCNSFYFHCDEKRLHPSGSRFRNGDVLFPRITPSVENGKRGFVTCLAEGRIGVGSTEFIVMREKEICKEHLFFVTCSDVFRTHAEQSMVGASGRQRVHEKCFSSFLVKTPPNGVRKQFVKAVSPFFLSIVSLSRQSSLLERKRNSLLARLISGKLPVDELDIQLPPSMTDDAAEEASEEPVHA, encoded by the coding sequence ATGACGATCGACGTACTTCCGATTCCACGATTAACAGTCGCCGAATTGATTGAAGCTGGCGAGGCTGGCGTTCAAACCGGGCCGTTTGGAACTCAGTTAAAGGCCAGTGAATACGTCGAAACTGGTACGCCAGTCATTAACGTCCGCAACGTTGGGTTCGGCAAAATTCGCGACGCAGACCTAGAATATGTAAACGAAGCAAAAGCCTACGCGTTACGAGCACATCATCTCCGAGAAGGCGATATTGTCTTTGGTCGAAAAGGAGCCGTTGAACGCCACGCGTTGATCAACCGCGACTCCGATGGATGGATTCAAGGATCGGACTGTCTCCGTTTGCGCGTCGACAGCAAACGAGTGATTCCAAAGTATTTGTCGTACTATTTCAGGACTCAGGGACACCAAGACTGGATGCAAGCTTTGTGTTCATTTGGCGCGACGATGAGTTCGCTAAATCAAGACATTGTGAAGCGAATCTCGTTTCCCTGCCCACCGCTCGAAATCCAACGGAAGATTGCCGGTGTGTTGTCGGCTTACGACGACTTGATTGAAAACAACCGGCGTCGCATCGCGATCCTCGAGAACATGGCCGAGGAAATCTACCGCGAATGGTTCGTCCGAATGAGATTCCCAGGACACCAAAACGCCAAGTTTGAAAAAGGAGTCCCGGAGGGGTGGGAGGTTAAACCCTTTGATGCAGTCGTCAGCATCAAGCCAACCGAACATGTCGTGCATGGAGAAGAATACACATTTGTCGCAATGGACAAGCTGAGTTGCAATTCGTTTTATTTTCATTGCGACGAGAAACGATTGCATCCATCTGGATCTCGATTCCGAAATGGCGATGTTCTTTTTCCTCGCATTACCCCGTCAGTCGAGAATGGAAAACGCGGCTTCGTCACGTGTCTTGCTGAGGGGAGGATTGGAGTCGGGTCAACTGAATTCATCGTAATGCGGGAAAAAGAAATCTGCAAAGAGCACTTGTTCTTTGTGACTTGTTCGGACGTATTTCGCACACACGCTGAGCAGAGCATGGTCGGAGCCTCGGGGAGGCAACGCGTTCATGAAAAGTGCTTTTCATCGTTTCTGGTAAAAACGCCGCCAAATGGTGTTCGCAAGCAGTTTGTAAAAGCGGTTTCGCCTTTTTTCTTGTCCATCGTCTCGCTCTCGCGGCAGAGTTCTCTACTGGAAAGGAAACGCAATTCATTGCTGGCCCGCCTCATCTCCGGCAAACTCCCCGTCGATGAACTCGACATCCAATTGCCGCCGAGCATGACGGACGATGCGGCGGAGGAAGCTAGCGAGGAACCGGTTCATGCCTAG